In the Flavobacterium sp. 90 genome, CCTGTATCTTCAATTGTAATCGTAAAAAAGTTTTCGTCACTAATATAAGCGCTGATTTTTATAAAACCTTCTTCCGTAAATTTATAAGCATTTCCAATGATATTGCTCAAAATTTGTTTCAATCGAAAAGGATCACCAACAATTCTTGAGTTCAGTTTTTCGTCGACATTAATAATAAGATCGATATTCTTTTGTTTGTAAACCGTCTGAATACTTTTGGCAACTTCGTCAATAATTTCAGGCAAGAGAAAAGGAACTTTTTCTATCGAAATTTTTCCGGCTTCAATTTGAGAAAAATCCAGTAAATCCTGAACTAATTGCGTAATATATTCAGATGAATTTTTGATATTTTTAATAAAATAAGATTGTTTCGTATTAACATCAGAATTGCCCAAAAGCTCCGAGTAACCTACAATCGTACTCAACGGCGTTTTTAAATCATGACTAACCGTCGAAATTAATTGTTCGCGACTTTTAAGCAGGTTTTTAGTTTTGAAATTGGCGATTTCAAGCTGTTTTTTATACAATTGCGATTTAGAGTAATCGCTCACAATCAAAATAGAGAAAAACAAAGTCAATACCAGACCAATAATAGCCGAAGCCGTTACAATTTCGTTGACTTTTTTAAGTGATTTTTCTTTAAGGGAATTGTTTTTTATCGAGTTGATAATGATTTCTCTTTCGATAATTCGAAGTACTTTTCGAAGTTGTTCAGAGATTGCAATTTCATTCTTTAATAATTTGTTTTCTTGAAAATTCAGAGATTCCTTTTTCTTTTCGGCTCTCATTTTTACAGAGCTCAAAAGCTTTTTAGAATTCGCCAAAATAGAATCCGAAGCTTGTTTGCTTAATGTATTTGTACTATCGTCCGGAATATTCTGATTTAGGTAATCAACATATTTCTGAAGGACATTTTTTTGATAACTTCCTAATTGGTTTGGATTTTTAGTAAAATCCTGAAGTTCTAATTTTCGAAGTTTAAACTCCATTTTTGTAATTTCGTCAATCGCAGTATTTACAGAAACTTCATCATCAGCTTTGTTTTTTATCGTTTTTAATTGCTGAATGTTTTTGGTTTTTTCAGACAAATAATAAGTAACACTATCTAATAATGTTTTTTGATATTGAGTCGTAACAATTTGTTTTAAAGTGTCAATTCGGGATTTTAAAGAATCAGTTTCAACGAGATAACTTTTGAAATCTTCTTCAGAATTCGTTTGGATTGTTTTTCTCGCAAGGCTCTCTGTTTTATAAACATTGGAGAATAATTTACTAACTCTTAGGATTTTGGTTTTTTCGAATGCAATTTTATCTTCTAATTTATTATAAACTACATTCTCCGAATATAAAAACCATCCAACTGTGACAACCAAAGCCAGTAATGCAACATAGCTGAAGAGGACTTTTAACGCCGTGTAACTTTTTTTGCTCTCCATAAATGTGTTAGTAGGATTTGGAAGTTCTTTTAAACTGCAATTTATTTAAAAAAAACTGTTTTAAAAAGATAAATTAATGCTAATGTCTTACATAATTCAAACTTCTAAAGAACAAAAAAGCCGCAGATTGTATAAAATCTGCGGCTTTTTTTATTGTAATTTATAGAGTTAAAGTGTTTCTTCTAACCATTTGAAAAATTCACCTTGCCAAACCTGAGCGTTTTGTGGCTTTAAAACCCAGTGATTTTCATCAGGGAAATAAACCAAACGGCTTTTGATTCCTCTTAATTGAGCAGCTTGAAAAGCCTCTTGTCCTTGTCCAATTGGCACACGGAAATCTTTTCCGCCCTGAACTATTAAAATAGGTTTGTTCCAATTTTGAACCAAAGTTGCAGGATTAAAAGTAGTGTACGCTTTTTGAGCCACAGCATTGTCTTTTTCCCAGT is a window encoding:
- a CDS encoding ATP-binding protein; the protein is MESKKSYTALKVLFSYVALLALVVTVGWFLYSENVVYNKLEDKIAFEKTKILRVSKLFSNVYKTESLARKTIQTNSEEDFKSYLVETDSLKSRIDTLKQIVTTQYQKTLLDSVTYYLSEKTKNIQQLKTIKNKADDEVSVNTAIDEITKMEFKLRKLELQDFTKNPNQLGSYQKNVLQKYVDYLNQNIPDDSTNTLSKQASDSILANSKKLLSSVKMRAEKKKESLNFQENKLLKNEIAISEQLRKVLRIIEREIIINSIKNNSLKEKSLKKVNEIVTASAIIGLVLTLFFSILIVSDYSKSQLYKKQLEIANFKTKNLLKSREQLISTVSHDLKTPLSTIVGYSELLGNSDVNTKQSYFIKNIKNSSEYITQLVQDLLDFSQIEAGKISIEKVPFLLPEIIDEVAKSIQTVYKQKNIDLIINVDEKLNSRIVGDPFRLKQILSNIIGNAYKFTEEGFIKISAYISDENFFTITIEDTGIGIEKSNQKLVFEEFAQANEGIEKKYGGTGLGLSICQKIIAILGGNLQLESTFGKGSTFEIQLPLLFDISQNSISEVKKTISGDIKKQTFIVLDDDINLLNLTSGVLRQEGHNVLSFNSAIKALEAIKNTSFDFVITDIQMPEMDGFAFLEKLKNNGNSTYKNQPVIALTGRTDLDFSVYSKAGFTTVIQKPYSPKVLLETIGHILENGELSNTEIIENDENTSTQLYSLKTLNEFLGNDNEALKEVIKSFIESSAENLTFLENAITEENRDEIKSIAHRIAPMFKQIEAREIGDILKKLEKNDFEISEMKSVFKDLEVKTNLLFEALKEELV